The following proteins are co-located in the Chroococcidiopsis sp. TS-821 genome:
- a CDS encoding serpin family protein, with protein MQPFLLRRYAIRLGRRYVLAATGIIFLGIMGCSRIDRIDSVVAQPRSLNRQDPDNIQVTPSAVDNKLVAANTRFGFKLFSEILRQQSDRNIFLSPTSVAILLEMLYNGAAGETQQAMAKTLELQGISLQDINAANTALLNTLANPDANVQLAIANSLWAKQEYPIRPDFLQRTQSFYKAQVSNLDFDSPDATNTINQWVNQNTNGRIEQIVDKINPEDVLFLINAIYFKGQWTDEFDKSQTTEAPFYLASGTAKQHPLMSQTGRYRYYENPQFQAVSLPYGENGRLSLYVFLPRQNSNLSNFYQQLNSANWEQWLTRFNLREGTVRLPRFQMEYDVTLNDTLKALGMGVAFADNANFSGVGDDLALSEVKHKTFVEVNEEGTEAAAVTSGRVMAVSAPIAEPFEMTVNRPFFCAIRDNQTGTILFMGSIVEPQA; from the coding sequence ATGCAGCCTTTCCTGCTAAGACGCTATGCAATTCGCCTCGGAAGACGTTATGTCCTGGCGGCGACAGGCATCATTTTTCTAGGAATTATGGGATGTTCCAGAATCGATCGCATCGATTCGGTTGTCGCCCAGCCTCGCTCCTTAAATCGTCAAGATCCCGATAATATACAAGTGACACCATCGGCAGTGGATAACAAATTAGTTGCGGCAAATACGCGGTTTGGGTTCAAACTCTTTTCGGAGATCTTAAGACAACAGAGCGATCGCAATATTTTTCTCTCGCCTACCAGTGTGGCAATTCTGCTAGAAATGCTCTACAACGGTGCTGCTGGCGAAACGCAACAAGCAATGGCGAAAACTTTAGAATTACAAGGCATTAGCCTCCAAGATATTAACGCTGCCAACACCGCGCTGCTTAACACGCTCGCAAATCCCGATGCAAATGTGCAACTGGCGATCGCAAACTCACTCTGGGCAAAGCAAGAATACCCTATTAGACCAGATTTTTTGCAGCGAACTCAAAGCTTTTACAAAGCACAAGTCAGCAATTTAGACTTTGATTCTCCCGATGCGACAAACACAATTAATCAATGGGTAAACCAAAACACGAATGGCAGAATCGAGCAGATTGTAGACAAGATTAATCCTGAAGACGTGCTGTTTTTAATCAACGCGATTTACTTTAAAGGTCAGTGGACCGACGAGTTCGACAAAAGCCAAACAACAGAGGCACCATTTTATCTAGCAAGCGGTACGGCAAAACAACACCCACTGATGTCGCAAACGGGTAGATACCGATACTACGAAAACCCACAGTTTCAAGCTGTTAGCCTACCCTACGGCGAAAATGGCAGACTCAGCTTATACGTCTTTTTACCTCGCCAAAACTCGAATCTATCAAACTTTTACCAACAACTCAATTCGGCTAACTGGGAACAGTGGCTAACTCGGTTTAACTTGCGCGAAGGTACTGTACGGCTACCGCGTTTTCAAATGGAATATGACGTAACACTCAATGATACCCTTAAAGCGTTGGGTATGGGCGTTGCGTTTGCAGATAATGCGAATTTTTCGGGTGTTGGTGACGATTTAGCGCTGAGTGAAGTCAAGCATAAAACCTTTGTCGAAGTGAATGAAGAAGGAACCGAAGCGGCTGCGGTGACATCAGGAAGAGTGATGGCGGTATCAGCACCCATTGCAGAACCTTTTGAGATGACGGTGAATCGTCCTTTCTTCTGTGCGATTCGCGATAACCAAACAGGAACCATTTTATTTATGGGTTCTATCGTCGAACCGCAAGCTTAG
- a CDS encoding AI-2E family transporter: MQTRKLLNWWQVMTPTGRLLAIALFAPLLVLNAVAVSTIFDYFHSLIVIVVGASLLAFLLNYPVSWMERQGARREQVAVLVFLLTLSILLAVGVTLVPLVLMQAQQLVARLPELIDSGRHQLMLLNEWAENQGLPLNLDALVVQINDRVKGQLQAIAVQVLNLAVVTLTSLLDFLLTMVLAFYLLQHGDDLWQSLVQWLPTKLRTPFSQTLRLSFQNFFIGQLIFGLCMGCSLTAIFLWLKVPFGLLFGITIGIMALVPFGGTVGIAITTLLVALQDFWLGTRVLIAAVIVQQILDNLVAPRILGSVTGLNPVWVLVSVLTGARIGGLLGVIVAVPTAVVIKTALSAVRSSEHEAVHDVPAEPSHDASQTTVEITQQQATEELPPKGSYQV; encoded by the coding sequence ATGCAAACACGCAAACTCCTAAATTGGTGGCAGGTGATGACGCCGACTGGGCGGCTGTTAGCGATCGCGCTGTTCGCTCCCCTGCTTGTTTTGAATGCTGTGGCAGTATCGACGATTTTTGATTACTTCCACTCGTTGATTGTGATTGTAGTTGGGGCATCACTGTTAGCATTTTTGCTGAACTATCCTGTTAGTTGGATGGAACGCCAAGGCGCAAGGCGCGAACAGGTTGCGGTTTTAGTATTCTTGTTGACATTATCGATATTGCTGGCGGTAGGGGTGACGCTCGTACCCTTAGTATTGATGCAAGCCCAGCAACTCGTAGCGCGGTTACCAGAGTTAATTGATTCAGGGCGACATCAGTTGATGTTGTTGAATGAGTGGGCAGAAAATCAAGGTTTACCATTGAATCTTGATGCTTTGGTGGTACAAATTAACGATCGCGTTAAAGGGCAACTGCAAGCGATCGCGGTGCAAGTTTTAAACCTCGCGGTCGTCACGCTAACGAGTCTGTTAGACTTTTTGCTCACGATGGTCTTGGCATTTTACTTATTGCAGCATGGCGATGACCTCTGGCAAAGTTTAGTTCAATGGCTACCGACAAAGCTGCGCACTCCTTTTTCGCAAACATTACGCCTTAGCTTCCAAAATTTCTTTATCGGACAGCTAATTTTCGGTTTGTGCATGGGGTGTTCGCTCACGGCGATCTTTCTATGGTTAAAAGTACCCTTTGGGTTACTGTTTGGTATCACGATTGGTATTATGGCGTTGGTTCCCTTTGGGGGAACTGTGGGTATTGCTATTACCACATTACTGGTCGCATTGCAAGACTTTTGGCTAGGTACGCGCGTTTTAATTGCGGCAGTGATTGTACAGCAGATTCTCGATAACCTAGTTGCGCCGCGCATTTTGGGAAGTGTGACAGGTTTAAATCCTGTATGGGTATTAGTTTCGGTCTTAACCGGAGCGAGAATCGGTGGTTTATTGGGCGTAATCGTCGCCGTACCAACTGCGGTTGTGATTAAAACGGCTTTAAGCGCAGTGCGTTCTTCTGAACACGAAGCCGTACATGATGTCCCCGCTGAACCAAGCCACGATGCCTCGCAAACAACCGTAGAAATCACGCAACAACAAGCTACTGAAGAGCTTCCCCCAAAAGGTTCGTATCAGGTGTAG
- a CDS encoding LCP family protein → MSVPIHKISARNPSVAASPRIVHTKYSSAKSGRWLWFWVAMSGIAMLSATAGALLAVSLSSTPLMQSRLTPEQKAIFGRGDRISKTGLRLAELTRPVNILVLGIKVLSSDVDDPDIRSEDLGYHALVNSFEGLSDTMLLLRFDPETEKLAVLSIPRDTRTYVEGLGITKINAANARGGPALSAQAVSDLLNGVPIDRYIRINVQGVEKLVDALGGVTVYVPKDMKYQDDSQHLYINLKAGRHHLDGNQALQLLRFRYDEYGDIGRIQRQQMVMRALMEQALNPATLARMPQIMSVIQTHIDTNLTVEELMALVGFGVQTDRSDVEMLLVPGTFSTPDQYVASYWLPDKERIATMMAKHFNVPTDSEIDDVDPARLRIAIQDSTGSDRAIRSLANFLQSSGYRRVYVANPWNEPLEVTRIVAQQGDVDSAQAIRNALGFGEIRVESTGNLRSDVTIQLGQDWLRVHEAQ, encoded by the coding sequence ATGTCTGTGCCAATTCATAAAATTTCTGCTCGCAATCCCTCTGTAGCTGCGTCTCCCCGAATTGTCCATACCAAGTATTCTTCCGCTAAGTCAGGGCGTTGGCTGTGGTTTTGGGTGGCAATGTCTGGTATCGCGATGTTGTCAGCAACGGCTGGAGCGCTGTTAGCTGTATCTTTATCCAGTACCCCGTTAATGCAATCGCGGCTTACCCCAGAACAAAAGGCAATCTTTGGGCGAGGCGATCGCATTTCTAAAACTGGTTTACGCCTTGCTGAATTGACTCGCCCTGTGAATATTCTCGTTTTAGGCATCAAGGTTCTCTCTTCGGATGTTGACGATCCTGATATTAGGTCAGAAGACTTAGGCTACCACGCACTTGTTAATTCTTTTGAAGGTCTTTCGGATACGATGCTGCTATTGCGGTTCGATCCAGAAACCGAAAAACTGGCAGTTCTTTCAATTCCTAGAGATACGCGTACCTATGTCGAAGGGCTAGGCATCACAAAAATTAATGCCGCGAATGCTCGAGGCGGTCCCGCACTAAGTGCACAAGCTGTCAGCGATCTTTTAAATGGCGTACCGATTGACCGCTATATCCGCATTAACGTTCAAGGTGTTGAAAAGCTCGTTGATGCTTTGGGTGGTGTTACGGTTTATGTCCCCAAAGATATGAAATATCAAGATGACAGCCAACATCTATATATCAATTTGAAAGCAGGAAGACATCATCTCGACGGCAATCAAGCATTGCAACTACTACGCTTTCGCTACGACGAATACGGCGATATTGGTCGCATCCAACGCCAGCAAATGGTGATGCGGGCTTTGATGGAACAAGCTCTAAACCCAGCAACTTTGGCGCGAATGCCGCAGATTATGTCGGTGATTCAAACGCATATCGATACTAACTTGACCGTTGAGGAGCTCATGGCACTCGTCGGCTTTGGCGTTCAAACAGATCGTTCGGATGTTGAAATGCTGCTGGTTCCAGGGACTTTTAGCACGCCAGACCAATACGTTGCAAGTTATTGGCTACCCGATAAAGAACGAATTGCCACAATGATGGCAAAGCACTTTAATGTGCCTACCGATTCAGAAATTGATGATGTCGATCCGGCAAGGTTGCGAATCGCAATTCAAGATAGTACAGGTAGCGATCGCGCGATCCGATCGCTAGCTAACTTTCTGCAATCATCTGGTTATCGACGCGTTTACGTTGCGAACCCTTGGAATGAACCATTAGAAGTGACGCGGATTGTGGCGCAGCAAGGTGATGTCGATAGCGCGCAAGCGATTCGCAATGCTTTGGGATTTGGTGAAATCCGCGTGGAAAGCACGGGTAATCTGCGTTCGGATGTGACAATTCAACTAGGTCAAGATTGGTTGCGAGTGCACGAAGCGCAGTAG
- a CDS encoding alpha/beta fold hydrolase, giving the protein MTVSTPSFTATKTWIWQGFPICYQTQGTTGPAVVLIHGFGASWWHWRKNIPVLAETCRVYAIDLIGFGGSAKPEPTEEMQYTFETWGQQIADFCREVVGEPAFLVGNSIGCIAVMQAVVDRPDIARSIALLNCSLRLLHDRKRATLPWYRRFGAPLVQRLLAVKPIGNFFFHQIAKPKTVRKILLQAYANAEVVTDELVDILMAPTKDPGAVAVFLAFTAYSSGPLPEDLLPQLPCSAIILWGTADPWEPFELGKQLANYPQVKAFIPIEGVGHCPQDEAPEKVNPILQEWIAQQI; this is encoded by the coding sequence ATGACAGTTTCCACCCCATCCTTCACCGCGACGAAAACTTGGATTTGGCAAGGGTTTCCGATTTGCTATCAAACGCAAGGCACAACAGGACCTGCGGTTGTGTTAATTCATGGCTTTGGTGCTTCCTGGTGGCATTGGCGCAAAAACATTCCCGTACTTGCCGAAACTTGCCGTGTCTATGCGATTGATTTAATTGGCTTTGGTGGTTCTGCCAAACCGGAACCCACAGAAGAAATGCAGTATACGTTTGAAACGTGGGGACAGCAAATTGCCGATTTTTGCCGTGAGGTTGTGGGCGAACCGGCGTTTTTAGTAGGAAATTCGATTGGTTGTATTGCGGTGATGCAAGCCGTTGTCGATCGTCCAGATATCGCTCGAAGTATTGCGCTATTAAACTGTTCGTTGCGACTGCTTCACGACCGCAAACGGGCAACTTTACCTTGGTATCGCCGTTTTGGTGCGCCTTTGGTGCAACGACTCCTCGCCGTCAAGCCGATTGGCAACTTTTTCTTCCATCAAATTGCCAAGCCAAAAACTGTGCGCAAGATTTTGCTTCAGGCGTATGCGAATGCGGAAGTTGTGACAGATGAACTTGTTGATATTTTGATGGCACCAACCAAAGATCCAGGTGCTGTTGCCGTTTTTTTAGCTTTTACGGCGTATTCTTCCGGTCCATTACCCGAAGATTTGTTACCACAGCTACCATGTTCAGCAATTATCTTGTGGGGAACTGCCGATCCGTGGGAACCATTTGAGTTGGGTAAACAATTAGCGAACTACCCACAAGTAAAAGCGTTTATTCCCATTGAAGGTGTTGGGCATTGTCCCCAAGATGAAGCACCGGAAAAAGTCAATCCGATATTACAAGAATGGATTGCACAGCAAATTTAA
- a CDS encoding helix-turn-helix transcriptional regulator yields MESNTAKYADLFAALASEPRLEIMRLLFATYPQGMIVSDIQAKLQIPNSTLSHHLEKLRQEHLISSRKEKQYIWYAVNTKTIEDLLAFLFNGCTIAHPRSQDKLDPVQNPFTEAGFMFEGFLSSLESLFGSVFDRIVLPRGFERFTRKATQVIALAQDESRRLGHQYVGTEQLLLGLLKEGTGTAAQILLAEGLNVENLRTEVEKRIGRGKGTPLDIPFTPRAKRVLELSVEQSQRLGDQYIGTEHLLLGILRERGGMAVRVLENLGVNPDSLEQRILQWNGSN; encoded by the coding sequence ATGGAATCAAATACGGCAAAATATGCAGATTTATTTGCAGCACTAGCGTCAGAACCTCGGCTAGAAATTATGCGCTTACTCTTTGCAACTTATCCGCAAGGAATGATCGTGAGTGATATTCAAGCCAAATTACAAATTCCCAATTCCACACTGTCGCATCATCTAGAGAAACTGCGACAAGAGCATCTCATCAGTTCTAGGAAAGAAAAGCAATATATTTGGTACGCAGTCAACACCAAGACAATCGAAGATTTATTAGCTTTTCTCTTTAACGGCTGTACGATCGCCCATCCTCGCAGTCAAGACAAGCTAGACCCTGTTCAGAATCCATTCACGGAGGCAGGATTTATGTTTGAAGGGTTCTTAAGTTCGCTCGAAAGCCTATTTGGTAGCGTGTTTGACCGCATTGTGCTGCCCAGAGGTTTTGAAAGATTTACGCGAAAAGCAACGCAAGTCATTGCGCTAGCCCAAGATGAATCGCGCCGTTTGGGACATCAATACGTTGGCACCGAACAACTTTTATTAGGATTACTCAAAGAAGGAACCGGAACTGCTGCACAAATTCTTTTAGCCGAAGGACTCAATGTAGAAAATTTGCGCACAGAAGTCGAAAAACGTATTGGACGTGGGAAAGGAACGCCGTTAGATATTCCATTTACACCAAGAGCTAAAAGAGTTTTAGAGCTTTCTGTAGAACAGTCGCAGCGCCTAGGCGATCAGTATATAGGTACTGAACACTTGCTGTTAGGAATTTTGCGCGAACGCGGCGGAATGGCAGTTCGGGTACTGGAAAACTTAGGAGTTAACCCAGATAGCTTAGAGCAGCGAATTTTACAGTGGAATGGCTCTAATTAG